The following proteins are co-located in the Gloeocapsa sp. PCC 7428 genome:
- a CDS encoding Gfo/Idh/MocA family protein: protein MTVGQPIPHLQRNQPQPIRVGVIGVGNMGQHHTRVLSLLKDVELVGVADINIERGLDIASKYRIRFFEDYRDLLPHVEAVCVAVPTRLHHAVGMTCLQAGIHVLIEKPIAASIAEAESLVNAAAESQCILQVGHIERFNPAFQELSKVLKTEELLALEAHRMSPYSQRANDVSVVLDLMIHDIDLLLELAGAPIVKLTASGSRAAGSGYLDYVTAILGFANGIVATLTASKVTHRKIRRIAAHCKNSLTEADFLNNEILIHRQTTANYMTDYGQVLYRQDGLIEKVYTSNIEPLHAELEHFVSCVRGGNQPSVGGEQALKALRLASSIEQMALDGKAWKEEVELYQRNGSAVVI, encoded by the coding sequence ATGACAGTGGGACAACCCATCCCTCATTTACAGCGCAATCAACCGCAACCAATCCGTGTTGGTGTGATTGGAGTAGGCAACATGGGACAACATCATACCCGTGTTCTGAGTTTACTCAAAGATGTAGAACTCGTTGGTGTTGCCGATATCAACATCGAGCGGGGGCTAGATATTGCGAGCAAGTACCGCATCCGGTTTTTTGAAGACTATCGCGATCTGCTGCCGCATGTCGAGGCAGTTTGTGTAGCTGTTCCCACCCGCTTGCATCACGCTGTCGGGATGACCTGTCTCCAGGCGGGAATTCATGTTTTGATTGAAAAGCCGATTGCTGCTAGTATCGCTGAAGCTGAATCTTTGGTAAATGCCGCAGCCGAATCACAGTGTATTCTACAAGTTGGTCATATCGAACGCTTTAATCCTGCATTCCAAGAACTCAGCAAAGTCCTGAAAACTGAGGAGTTGCTAGCTTTAGAAGCGCATCGCATGAGTCCTTATTCTCAACGCGCCAACGATGTTTCGGTGGTTTTAGATTTAATGATTCATGACATCGACTTACTACTAGAGTTAGCTGGCGCACCGATCGTTAAGTTAACCGCAAGTGGTAGTCGTGCTGCTGGTTCTGGTTACTTAGATTATGTCACTGCGATTCTTGGCTTCGCGAATGGGATTGTGGCAACACTCACCGCGAGTAAAGTCACGCATCGCAAAATTCGGCGAATTGCAGCGCATTGTAAAAACTCGCTGACAGAAGCAGATTTTCTGAATAATGAAATCTTGATTCACCGTCAGACAACCGCCAACTACATGACAGATTACGGTCAGGTACTTTATCGTCAAGATGGCTTGATTGAGAAAGTTTACACAAGTAACATCGAACCACTACACGCCGAATTAGAACACTTTGTCTCATGCGTACGTGGTGGCAATCAACCTTCAGTAGGCGGCGAACAAGCGCTTAAAGCTTTACGTCTAGCCAGTTCCATTGAGCAGATGGCTTTAGATGGGAAAGCTTGGAAAGAAGAAGTAGAGCTTTATCAACGTAATGGCTCTGCGGTCGTTATCTAA
- a CDS encoding universal stress protein has protein sequence MTWLEKNCVLVPIDFSEESFAALEPAREFVKDPSQLHVLHVLSHLHPAEPGIVWSTIDDGTRIKHVQEVLQERLTSEYQGVHIGVLVGDPSSKIIDYAQEINADLIVIPSHGRTGLSRFFLGSVAERVVRFAHCPVIVLRK, from the coding sequence ATGACTTGGTTAGAAAAAAATTGTGTTTTAGTGCCAATCGATTTTTCTGAGGAATCCTTCGCTGCACTTGAACCAGCACGAGAATTTGTTAAAGATCCTTCTCAACTACACGTATTGCACGTTCTCTCTCATCTCCATCCTGCTGAACCAGGAATTGTTTGGAGTACAATAGATGATGGGACACGCATAAAACACGTGCAAGAAGTACTACAAGAACGCTTGACATCAGAATATCAAGGAGTTCATATAGGAGTCTTAGTCGGCGATCCTAGTTCTAAAATTATTGATTACGCTCAAGAAATCAATGCTGACTTAATAGTTATCCCCTCACATGGACGTACTGGTTTGAGTCGTTTTTTCCTTGGTTCTGTAGCAGAAAGAGTCGTTCGATTCGCGCATTGCCCTGTTATAGTTTTGCGCAAATAA
- a CDS encoding lipid kinase has protein sequence MTRRALLLVNRHARQGRNLAQAIAQLESLGLELIPEITEDARFLPEIIRSYQNKVDLAIVGGGDGTLNAAVDGLVDSHLPLGILPLGTANDLARTLGIPNLAAACKIIARGNIQYIDLGWVNGKHFFNVASLGLSVQITQKLTKEAKRRWGVFAYAITAIEAMWQAHPFYAEIRRNGQSIQVKTIQIAVGNGRYYGGGMAIVHDAKINDQRLDVYSLEIQHWWQMLTLFPALRRGRHTKSSGVRAFHGQEIEVYTRKPLPINTDGEITTYTPAHFRVIPRALAVLMP, from the coding sequence ATGACTCGTCGAGCATTGCTACTCGTCAATCGTCACGCGCGCCAAGGACGCAATCTTGCACAAGCGATCGCGCAGTTGGAAAGCTTGGGCTTGGAGTTGATTCCAGAAATCACTGAAGATGCGCGGTTTTTGCCGGAAATTATTCGCAGTTATCAAAATAAAGTTGATTTAGCAATTGTAGGTGGTGGCGATGGAACGTTGAATGCTGCGGTTGATGGTTTGGTAGATTCGCACTTACCTTTGGGAATTTTGCCTTTGGGAACTGCTAATGACTTAGCACGTACGCTGGGAATTCCGAATCTTGCCGCAGCTTGTAAAATTATTGCTCGCGGTAATATTCAGTACATTGACTTGGGCTGGGTCAATGGTAAGCACTTTTTTAATGTTGCCAGTCTTGGGCTGAGTGTCCAAATTACCCAAAAGCTGACGAAGGAAGCTAAGCGACGTTGGGGAGTTTTTGCGTATGCTATAACGGCAATTGAAGCGATGTGGCAAGCGCACCCATTTTACGCAGAAATTCGGCGCAATGGACAATCAATTCAGGTGAAAACGATTCAGATTGCGGTTGGCAATGGTCGTTACTATGGAGGTGGAATGGCGATCGTACACGATGCCAAAATTAATGACCAAAGGTTGGATGTGTACAGTTTAGAAATACAGCATTGGTGGCAAATGTTAACTTTATTTCCGGCACTGCGACGCGGAAGGCATACGAAATCGTCGGGTGTTCGGGCTTTTCACGGTCAGGAAATCGAAGTATACACGCGTAAACCACTGCCAATCAATACCGATGGAGAAATTACAACGTATACGCCTGCGCATTTTCGTGTGATTCCTCGTGCTTTAGCGGTTTTGATGCCTTAA
- a CDS encoding photosystem II S4 domain protein — protein sequence MLPREELLKGVENRDSIARVIDQAQQAIKTWEVVLTDFLSPPELAETQQVFSRLTEVQTIAWGGYPQAERQRLAIARPEIPLDLSHVAVAALDISGNFLFDTATHRDFLGAMLGTGIVREKTGDIIVLGERGAQAIVVPELVEFLEMNLQQVRSVPVKIQRIELSELKIREPKKKDLTTVEASLRLDAIASAGFGTSRSKMADMIDAGDVRVNWKEVTQASAQVKPGDLIAIRGKGRLEVGEVAVTKKERYRVQLTRYV from the coding sequence ATGCTACCAAGAGAAGAACTTTTAAAGGGCGTTGAAAACCGAGATAGTATTGCGCGGGTAATCGATCAAGCACAACAGGCGATTAAAACTTGGGAAGTTGTCTTAACGGATTTTTTGTCTCCTCCAGAATTAGCGGAAACACAACAAGTTTTTAGCCGTTTAACTGAGGTACAAACGATCGCTTGGGGTGGATATCCGCAAGCAGAAAGGCAACGTTTGGCGATCGCGCGTCCTGAAATACCGCTAGATTTATCACACGTCGCTGTTGCGGCGCTTGATATTTCTGGAAATTTTTTATTTGATACCGCAACTCATCGCGATTTTTTGGGGGCAATGCTGGGTACTGGTATTGTTCGCGAGAAAACAGGTGACATTATTGTTTTGGGCGAACGTGGCGCACAAGCGATTGTTGTTCCTGAACTTGTCGAATTTTTAGAAATGAATCTTCAGCAAGTGCGTTCGGTTCCGGTAAAAATACAACGAATCGAGTTAAGTGAACTCAAGATTCGCGAACCAAAGAAAAAAGACCTAACAACGGTTGAAGCTTCTTTAAGGTTAGATGCGATCGCTTCCGCTGGCTTTGGCACTTCTCGCAGCAAAATGGCTGATATGATTGATGCTGGCGATGTGCGTGTTAACTGGAAAGAGGTAACTCAAGCAAGCGCACAAGTCAAACCTGGAGATTTAATTGCAATTCGTGGTAAAGGACGCCTAGAAGTCGGTGAAGTTGCTGTTACTAAAAAGGAACGTTACCGCGTGCAGTTAACTCGGTATGTATAA
- a CDS encoding glycerol-3-phosphate acyltransferase, whose product MLQVWGAIAIFLICPLIGGLPLIAWMTSALTRRNLANIGTGNISVSAAFYHGGKLAGILAVLSEALKGIAAVLMARAFFPQAPEWELIALIALVMGRYWIGRGAGTTNVVWGFIVHDPVVAGLVFLIGGISFTVLRERQLGKYGILILFPLLTALLRPHDSARIVAAIALAVLLGWIYQKIPDDLNLTADAGHAESQKVFRFFRGDKAIVSLSDELSAAQVGQKAATLSQLLRWGYPVPKGWVLPPGDDSEPFVTYLPTSEKSPLVVRSSAVGEDSQQASAAGQYKTVLNVTSQAQLQQAIASVLASYDNPSAIEYRKGRGLPEAAMAVLIQTQVQGVFSGVAFSRDPMTQQGDAVVIEALPGNASKVVSGQVTPEQYRVIVSQADLEHSQNWVLPENIALAVEGEGDIPPRLIRQVAFLARHLEARYHGIPQDIEWSYDGETLWLLQSRPITTLLPIWTRKIAAEVIPGLIRPLTWSINRPLTCGVWGEIFTIVLGSRARGLDFNQTATLHYSRAYFNASLLGRIFLRMGLPPESLEFLTRGAKFSKPPLRSTLRNTPGLMRLLNRELNLVKDFEKDYRQHFQPALVALHDLSDRDPAKLLSQIDSILVLLKRATYYSILAPLSAALRQAIFKAKDTEIDNSLTPEVAALRSLAQLAEDARRVLPVVPESTESVFVQLAATDRGREILQRFDELLARYGYLSEVGTDIAVPTWREEPEYVRELFVQFVGNEGLERNEPQRRIDGRKAASRGVGRKGKKGLVQARVDLKGRVTEVYSQLLAHLRWRFVALERVWIASGLLESTGDIFFLEFEEVRRVVAGIDSKKLSYDLQDLVTQRRSRLENDRILDAPFLVYGNSPPAPSAPSISSASLLQGIGASPGRVEGYVKVLRNLQGVSAIDRDTILVVPYTDSGWAPLLARSGGLIAEVGGRLSHGAIVAREYGLPAVMDIHNATVILKDGQRVQIDGQLGTVQILSD is encoded by the coding sequence ATGCTGCAAGTCTGGGGTGCGATCGCTATTTTTTTGATCTGTCCCCTCATTGGTGGATTACCATTAATTGCTTGGATGACATCAGCGCTGACGCGGCGTAACTTAGCAAATATCGGTACAGGAAATATCAGTGTTTCCGCAGCTTTTTATCACGGTGGTAAACTTGCAGGCATTCTCGCAGTTTTATCTGAAGCTTTAAAAGGAATAGCGGCGGTGCTGATGGCGCGGGCGTTCTTTCCCCAAGCCCCCGAATGGGAGTTAATCGCCTTAATTGCGCTGGTAATGGGGCGCTATTGGATCGGTAGAGGTGCGGGAACGACAAATGTAGTTTGGGGATTTATTGTTCACGATCCGGTTGTTGCAGGTTTAGTATTTCTGATTGGTGGAATAAGTTTTACTGTCTTACGCGAAAGACAATTAGGCAAATATGGCATTTTAATTTTATTTCCGTTGTTGACCGCGTTGCTCCGCCCGCATGACTCAGCCCGAATTGTTGCGGCGATCGCACTCGCGGTTCTACTAGGATGGATTTATCAAAAAATCCCTGACGATTTAAACTTAACAGCAGATGCAGGACACGCGGAGTCGCAAAAAGTGTTTCGCTTTTTTCGTGGTGATAAAGCCATAGTTTCTTTAAGTGATGAATTATCAGCGGCTCAAGTCGGGCAAAAAGCTGCTACGCTATCACAATTACTACGCTGGGGCTACCCAGTGCCAAAGGGTTGGGTACTTCCTCCTGGTGATGACTCAGAACCTTTCGTAACTTATCTCCCAACCTCGGAAAAGTCCCCTTTAGTTGTACGTTCTTCCGCCGTAGGCGAAGATTCTCAGCAAGCCTCAGCCGCAGGACAGTATAAAACAGTTTTAAATGTAACAAGTCAAGCGCAATTACAGCAGGCGATCGCCTCGGTTTTAGCTTCTTACGACAATCCAAGTGCGATCGAGTACCGCAAAGGGCGTGGTTTGCCAGAAGCTGCAATGGCGGTACTGATTCAAACACAAGTCCAGGGTGTATTTTCTGGAGTTGCGTTTAGCCGCGATCCGATGACGCAGCAAGGTGATGCTGTGGTAATTGAAGCTTTACCAGGAAATGCTAGCAAAGTTGTTTCGGGACAAGTGACACCAGAGCAATATCGCGTTATTGTGTCCCAAGCTGACTTAGAACATAGCCAAAACTGGGTTTTACCGGAAAATATTGCGTTAGCTGTTGAAGGTGAGGGGGATATTCCACCACGCTTGATTCGACAAGTTGCTTTTTTAGCCCGACACCTTGAGGCGCGCTATCACGGTATTCCACAAGATATCGAGTGGAGTTACGATGGTGAAACTTTGTGGTTGTTACAATCGCGCCCGATTACAACGCTGTTACCAATTTGGACGCGGAAAATCGCTGCTGAAGTCATTCCTGGGTTGATTCGTCCGCTCACTTGGTCAATCAATCGTCCTTTAACTTGTGGCGTGTGGGGCGAAATCTTCACGATTGTTTTAGGAAGTCGCGCGCGGGGTTTAGATTTTAATCAAACTGCAACTTTGCATTATTCGCGGGCTTACTTTAATGCTTCTTTGCTAGGGCGGATCTTTTTACGCATGGGTTTACCGCCGGAAAGTTTGGAGTTTTTGACGCGAGGGGCAAAGTTTAGTAAACCGCCGTTACGTTCGACGCTACGCAATACTCCAGGTTTAATGCGGTTACTCAATCGCGAGTTGAATTTAGTTAAAGATTTTGAAAAAGATTACCGACAACACTTTCAGCCAGCGTTGGTTGCGTTGCATGACTTGAGCGATCGCGATCCCGCAAAGTTGCTATCACAAATCGACTCGATTTTGGTGTTGCTGAAAAGGGCGACTTATTACAGTATTTTGGCACCTTTGAGCGCGGCTTTACGGCAGGCGATTTTTAAGGCAAAAGATACAGAAATCGATAACAGTCTGACTCCTGAAGTTGCGGCGTTGCGATCGCTTGCGCAACTTGCTGAGGATGCGCGTCGTGTCTTACCTGTGGTACCAGAATCTACAGAATCGGTGTTTGTGCAGTTGGCGGCGACAGATCGCGGTAGAGAGATTTTACAACGGTTTGATGAGTTGTTGGCGCGTTATGGTTATTTGAGTGAAGTGGGGACTGATATTGCAGTTCCCACTTGGCGGGAGGAACCGGAGTATGTGCGCGAGTTGTTTGTGCAGTTTGTGGGGAATGAGGGGTTAGAAAGGAACGAACCACAAAGACGCATAGACGGCCGTAAGGCGGCTTCTCGTGGAGTAGGACGCAAAGGAAAGAAAGGTTTGGTGCAAGCGCGTGTTGATTTGAAGGGGAGGGTGACGGAGGTTTATAGTCAGTTGTTGGCGCATTTGCGTTGGCGGTTTGTGGCTTTGGAACGAGTTTGGATTGCGTCGGGATTGTTGGAATCTACGGGGGATATTTTCTTTTTGGAGTTTGAGGAAGTGCGGCGGGTTGTTGCGGGTATTGACTCGAAGAAGTTGAGTTATGATTTGCAGGATTTGGTGACACAGCGGCGATCGCGCTTGGAAAATGACCGTATTTTAGACGCACCTTTTCTCGTCTATGGTAATTCTCCACCTGCTCCTTCTGCTCCCTCTATTTCCTCTGCTTCCCTACTACAGGGCATTGGTGCTAGTCCTGGTAGGGTGGAAGGATATGTTAAGGTGTTACGCAATTTGCAAGGAGTTTCTGCGATTGACCGCGATACGATTTTGGTCGTACCTTATACTGATTCTGGCTGGGCACCACTATTAGCAAGATCTGGTGGATTGATTGCAGAAGTAGGAGGACGTCTTTCTCATGGGGCTATTGTGGCGCGCGAGTACGGATTACCGGCAGTTATGGATATTCATAATGCGACGGTTATTCTGAAAGATGGGCAAAGAGTACAAATCGATGGTCAGCTAGGAACCGTGCAAATTCTTTCCGATTAA
- a CDS encoding sodium:alanine symporter family protein, translating to MTKYSLIRVLRKSPIFSVLLLLVASGTALAAEETTADNGFVAGIDAVFSGLVDALSQVLFFSVAGLPFIVLWLIIGAVFFTLRMKFVNFRAFGHAISVVQGHYDNPAETGEVTHFQALSAALSATVGLGNIAGVAIAIQLGGPGAMFWMTIAGLLGMSSKFVECTLGQKYRLVSPDGTVSGGPMRYLSRGLGELGLRPLGRVLAGLFAVLCIGGSFGGGNMFQANQSYSAIAGVVPLFVGRSWLYGLILGAMVALVIIGGIRRIGGVAEKLVPAMCLIYVLAALWIILTNLPQVPAAFATIVREAFVPQAFTGGFIGVLVQGFRRASFSNEAGVGSAAIAHSAARTEEPIREGIVALLEPFIDTVIICNMTALVVVITGVYTDQTDSGVQLTNTAFASVISWFPIILSIAVFLFAFSTMISWSYYGERCWAYLFGDRSTMIYKVIFVIFVFIGSVVNLGAVLDFSDMMILSMAFPNILGCYLLSGKVAADLESYMKRLNTGQMPVYR from the coding sequence ATGACAAAATATTCGCTTATAAGGGTGCTGCGAAAATCTCCTATATTCTCAGTATTACTGCTGCTGGTTGCATCAGGAACAGCATTAGCAGCCGAAGAGACAACAGCAGACAATGGCTTTGTTGCAGGAATTGATGCGGTTTTTTCTGGTTTGGTAGATGCACTGTCGCAGGTACTGTTTTTCAGTGTTGCAGGTCTACCGTTTATCGTCTTGTGGCTCATTATCGGCGCGGTTTTTTTTACACTGCGGATGAAATTTGTCAATTTTCGGGCTTTTGGTCACGCGATCTCTGTCGTGCAAGGGCATTACGATAATCCGGCGGAAACTGGAGAAGTCACTCACTTTCAAGCTTTATCCGCAGCACTTTCAGCAACGGTTGGATTAGGAAATATTGCAGGGGTGGCGATCGCTATTCAATTGGGTGGTCCTGGCGCGATGTTTTGGATGACGATCGCGGGATTGCTGGGAATGTCCAGTAAGTTTGTTGAGTGTACGCTTGGTCAAAAATATCGCTTAGTATCGCCTGATGGTACAGTTTCGGGGGGTCCGATGCGGTATTTATCGCGCGGTTTGGGAGAACTCGGATTGCGCCCTCTCGGAAGGGTACTAGCAGGCTTATTTGCGGTGTTATGTATTGGTGGGTCGTTTGGTGGCGGTAATATGTTTCAAGCCAACCAATCTTACTCGGCGATCGCTGGAGTTGTTCCCTTATTTGTAGGACGAAGCTGGCTTTATGGATTAATTCTAGGCGCAATGGTCGCTTTGGTGATCATTGGTGGTATTCGTCGCATCGGTGGAGTTGCGGAGAAGCTTGTCCCTGCGATGTGCTTGATTTATGTTTTAGCGGCATTGTGGATTATTCTGACGAATTTACCGCAAGTTCCTGCTGCTTTTGCCACGATTGTGCGCGAAGCGTTTGTCCCTCAAGCTTTTACAGGAGGCTTTATTGGAGTACTCGTACAAGGATTTAGACGCGCATCTTTTTCTAATGAAGCTGGTGTTGGTTCAGCGGCGATCGCGCATTCCGCAGCGCGTACAGAAGAACCAATTCGCGAAGGAATCGTTGCTTTATTAGAACCATTTATTGACACTGTAATCATTTGTAATATGACAGCGTTAGTCGTTGTCATTACTGGCGTGTACACCGATCAAACTGATAGTGGAGTACAGCTAACGAATACGGCATTTGCTTCTGTTATTAGTTGGTTTCCCATTATTCTGTCAATCGCTGTGTTTTTGTTTGCCTTCTCAACGATGATTTCTTGGAGTTACTACGGCGAACGTTGTTGGGCTTACTTGTTTGGCGATCGCTCTACAATGATTTACAAAGTTATCTTCGTCATTTTTGTCTTCATTGGTTCTGTTGTTAACCTAGGTGCGGTTCTCGACTTCAGCGATATGATGATTTTGTCTATGGCGTTTCCTAATATCCTGGGTTGCTATTTGTTGTCTGGGAAAGTTGCAGCAGATTTAGAAAGCTATATGAAACGATTGAATACTGGACAAATGCCAGTTTATAGATAA
- a CDS encoding exopolysaccharide biosynthesis protein, which produces MLRFSHDIKLLLEKLASQPLTIGEILAETSERGFSLVIALLVLPFLFPMPPGFTGPLGSGCLLLSLQMALGRRSPWLPKKVAQFQFPRRFVVQILQNLRRVTRIVEKIARPRWTALAQSHIAWQLNGVCISWLTILLISPIPFTNPIPTVGILLFAVATLESDGLLMCVSYVLTALITLIVVSIGYTLWQAPNFLPNVF; this is translated from the coding sequence ATGCTTAGATTTTCTCACGATATTAAATTACTGCTAGAAAAATTAGCTTCTCAGCCGTTAACAATTGGTGAGATTCTGGCAGAAACCTCGGAAAGGGGTTTTAGCTTGGTGATTGCGTTACTCGTTTTACCCTTTTTGTTTCCTATGCCACCTGGGTTCACAGGTCCCTTAGGTTCGGGCTGTTTGTTACTTTCGTTACAAATGGCTTTGGGAAGGCGATCGCCTTGGTTGCCTAAAAAAGTTGCACAATTTCAGTTTCCCCGCCGTTTTGTCGTGCAAATTCTCCAAAATTTACGACGTGTCACGCGCATAGTTGAAAAAATTGCGCGTCCGCGTTGGACTGCACTCGCCCAAAGCCATATCGCTTGGCAACTTAATGGAGTGTGTATTTCTTGGTTGACAATCTTGTTAATTTCTCCGATTCCTTTTACAAACCCGATTCCCACTGTAGGAATCTTGCTATTTGCTGTGGCGACTTTGGAATCGGACGGTTTATTAATGTGTGTGAGTTATGTACTGACGGCTTTGATTACTTTAATAGTCGTATCTATTGGTTACACACTTTGGCAGGCTCCCAATTTTTTGCCGAATGTATTTTAA
- a CDS encoding SDR family oxidoreductase, which produces MTTALITGASAGIGAAFAQELAARKTNLVLVARSQTKLEQLATQLQTQYQIQVEIIPQDLTAPQAAQTVFDTVNSKGIAIDLLINNAGFGEYGDFIELDRERQLNMIQLNVLALVDLTHLFLSQMRQRGSGNIINMSSVAAFQSMPYLSVYAATKSFILSFSEALWAENRKYGVRVIAVCPGPTDTNFFTDAEFPPILVNIAEKNYTSTKIVVREALAAIEKEHPVIVPGDLRNQILANIPRFVPREAITTFWKTVLGSRK; this is translated from the coding sequence ATGACAACGGCTTTAATTACAGGTGCTTCTGCGGGGATTGGTGCGGCTTTTGCGCAAGAACTAGCTGCACGCAAGACAAATTTAGTATTAGTAGCGCGATCGCAAACGAAACTTGAACAACTCGCAACACAACTACAAACGCAATACCAAATTCAAGTAGAGATTATTCCCCAAGACTTGACCGCACCACAAGCAGCGCAAACTGTATTTGATACCGTCAACAGTAAGGGTATCGCCATCGACTTGTTAATCAACAACGCTGGCTTTGGCGAATATGGCGACTTTATCGAACTTGATCGCGAACGACAGTTAAATATGATACAGCTAAATGTTCTGGCGCTCGTAGATTTAACACATCTATTCTTATCACAAATGCGGCAACGCGGTTCAGGCAATATTATTAATATGTCTTCGGTTGCAGCGTTTCAATCGATGCCTTACCTTAGCGTCTATGCGGCAACAAAGTCATTTATCCTCAGTTTTAGTGAAGCTTTATGGGCAGAAAATCGTAAATATGGGGTACGTGTGATTGCAGTTTGTCCAGGACCAACCGACACAAACTTTTTTACAGATGCAGAATTTCCGCCAATTTTAGTTAATATTGCCGAAAAAAATTACACTTCCACAAAAATTGTTGTTCGTGAAGCTTTAGCGGCTATAGAAAAAGAGCATCCTGTCATTGTTCCTGGAGATTTGCGAAATCAAATCTTAGCCAATATCCCGCGATTTGTACCAAGAGAAGCCATTACAACTTTTTGGAAAACAGTTTTAGGAAGTAGAAAGTAA
- a CDS encoding sulfotransferase family 2 domain-containing protein, producing the protein MSELNQQRYSDTAIVFLHIPKAAGSTLNTVINRQYAKDSIFSIYGFERSEREAKTVEQFKTLPETRRSKIKLLRGHVGFGLHDYLPQPSTYITLLRDPAERVVSLYRYIIRRPEHPLYDPVKTNNLSLEEFVRSGIAPSAYNGQTKIIAGFKKGSTEYEDFSIKLLEVAKKNIQEHFAVVGLTEKFDESLLLLQRVLGWKLLFYRRKNVAEQTNKDIPSTTTSLIQKYNELDMELYHFAEKYLENQMNLYGDSLIRDINRFKFLNQQYGQVSLVSRSLLSKMKFF; encoded by the coding sequence ATGTCAGAACTGAATCAACAGAGATATAGTGACACTGCGATTGTTTTTTTACATATTCCTAAAGCTGCGGGTAGTACACTTAATACAGTAATTAATCGTCAATACGCAAAAGATTCGATTTTCTCTATTTATGGTTTTGAACGTAGTGAAAGAGAAGCTAAAACTGTAGAGCAGTTTAAAACTCTGCCGGAAACGCGTCGAAGTAAAATAAAACTTTTGAGAGGACACGTTGGCTTCGGACTGCACGATTACTTACCGCAGCCATCAACCTATATTACTCTACTACGTGACCCAGCCGAGCGAGTTGTTTCGCTCTATCGTTACATCATTCGCCGACCAGAGCATCCACTTTATGACCCAGTAAAAACTAATAATTTGAGTCTAGAAGAGTTTGTGCGTAGTGGTATAGCTCCGAGCGCCTATAATGGTCAGACTAAAATTATAGCTGGATTTAAAAAGGGCAGTACGGAGTACGAAGATTTTTCAATAAAACTGTTAGAGGTTGCTAAAAAAAATATACAAGAACATTTTGCCGTCGTGGGGTTAACTGAAAAGTTTGATGAGTCTCTCCTCTTGCTGCAAAGGGTTTTAGGTTGGAAACTTCTTTTTTACAGAAGGAAAAACGTCGCTGAACAGACAAACAAAGATATACCATCAACTACGACTTCCCTTATTCAAAAATACAATGAATTAGATATGGAACTCTACCATTTCGCAGAAAAGTATTTAGAAAATCAGATGAATTTGTATGGAGATTCTTTGATTAGAGATATTAATAGATTTAAGTTTTTGAATCAGCAATATGGGCAAGTTTCATTGGTTTCACGTTCGCTATTGAGTAAAATGAAGTTCTTCTAA
- a CDS encoding general stress protein — protein MATQLKRAVGTFSSRTEAESALNALRDSGFSMDKVSILAKDTNRNDQVAGVDVENRNQVKQRGETEAQEGAGIGATTGTVLGGVGGLLVGLEALLIPGVGPFLAGGTIATTLAGAGIGAAAGSIVGALTGLGIPEEEAQGYSDRVSQGDYLVFVEGTAADIDRAGTVLSSRGIHQWAVYDIPVSQSRTNTTPTQVETVEQRTPQYTSEVHTERVVNSTTTEPNVKVVDRRQETR, from the coding sequence ATGGCAACTCAGCTTAAGCGTGCAGTTGGTACATTTTCCAGCCGGACAGAGGCTGAATCCGCACTTAATGCCCTAAGAGATTCAGGCTTCTCAATGGACAAAGTTTCAATCTTAGCTAAAGACACAAACCGTAACGATCAGGTTGCAGGAGTTGACGTAGAAAACCGCAATCAAGTTAAGCAACGCGGAGAAACTGAAGCACAAGAAGGCGCTGGTATTGGTGCAACCACAGGTACAGTTTTAGGCGGCGTTGGCGGTTTGTTAGTAGGTTTAGAAGCCTTACTCATTCCTGGTGTAGGTCCTTTCCTTGCGGGTGGAACAATTGCCACAACCTTGGCTGGTGCAGGTATCGGCGCAGCAGCAGGAAGCATCGTCGGTGCATTAACAGGGCTAGGAATTCCAGAAGAAGAAGCACAAGGATACAGCGATCGCGTCTCGCAAGGCGATTACCTAGTGTTTGTAGAAGGTACCGCCGCAGATATTGACCGCGCTGGCACAGTTTTAAGTAGCCGAGGTATTCATCAGTGGGCAGTATACGATATACCTGTTAGCCAAAGCCGTACAAACACAACTCCAACGCAAGTTGAAACTGTTGAGCAAAGAACACCACAATACACTAGCGAAGTTCATACCGAACGCGTTGTCAACAGTACAACTACTGAACCTAACGTAAAAGTTGTAGACCGACGACAAGAAACGCGCTAG